A single Gadus macrocephalus chromosome 22, ASM3116895v1 DNA region contains:
- the LOC132451006 gene encoding neurofilament heavy polypeptide-like isoform X2: protein MGCSSSQTSAMDPNRPAAKHEESNGASTTANEKGQTAEDSETIPDQTPVGEGGAKPDDPPAAAPAAAPAAAQPEEGAEVVGEAAAPTPVVRVVSVEASPAAPAEAASPAEAASPAEAASPTEAASSTEAASPAEAASSTEAASPAEAASSPEAASPAEAASSTEAASPAEAASSAKAASPAEPSEAVAPEAAAAAAAAQGSAEAPAASQSEPSVEETPAPSE, encoded by the exons ATGGGATGCTCAAGTTCTCAAACAAGTGCAATGGATCCGAATCGACCGGCCGCTAAACACGAAGAGAGCAACGGAGCGAGCACCACAG CCAATGAGAAGGGTCAGACGGCCGAGGACAGCGAGACCATCCCTGACCAGACACCCGTCGGGGAGGGCGGGGCTAAACCAGACGACCCCCCAGCTGCGGCCCCAGCTGCGGCCCCAGCTGCGGCCCAGCCTGAAGAGGGGGCCGAAGTGGTAGGAGAGGCAGCGGCCCCCACCCCGGTGGTGAGGGTGGTCTCTGTAGAGGCTTCTCCTGCAGCTCCAGCGGAGGCAGCTAGCCCCGCGGAGGCCGCTAGCCCAGCGGAGGCAGCTAGCCCCACGGAGGCCGCTAGCTCCACAGAGGCAGCTAGCCCCGCGGAGGCCGCTAGCTCCACAGAGGCAGCTAGCCCCGCGGAGGCCGCTAGCTCCCCAGAGGCAGCTAGCCCCGCGGAGGCCGCTAGCTCCACAGAGGCAGCTAGCCCCGCGGAGGCCGCTAGCTCCGCAAAGGCCGCTAGTCCCGCAGAGCCCTCGGAGGCAGTGGccccagaagcagcagcagcagcagcagcagctcaag GAAGTGCTGAGGCCCCGGCcgctagccaatcagagccgaGTGTAGAGGAGACACCAG CACCCAGTGAGTGA
- the LOC132451006 gene encoding neurofilament heavy polypeptide-like isoform X1, producing the protein MGCSSSQTSAMDPNRPAAKHEESNGASTTGAANEKGQTAEDSETIPDQTPVGEGGAKPDDPPAAAPAAAPAAAQPEEGAEVVGEAAAPTPVVRVVSVEASPAAPAEAASPAEAASPAEAASPTEAASSTEAASPAEAASSTEAASPAEAASSPEAASPAEAASSTEAASPAEAASSAKAASPAEPSEAVAPEAAAAAAAAQGSAEAPAASQSEPSVEETPAPSE; encoded by the exons ATGGGATGCTCAAGTTCTCAAACAAGTGCAATGGATCCGAATCGACCGGCCGCTAAACACGAAGAGAGCAACGGAGCGAGCACCACAG GAGCAGCCAATGAGAAGGGTCAGACGGCCGAGGACAGCGAGACCATCCCTGACCAGACACCCGTCGGGGAGGGCGGGGCTAAACCAGACGACCCCCCAGCTGCGGCCCCAGCTGCGGCCCCAGCTGCGGCCCAGCCTGAAGAGGGGGCCGAAGTGGTAGGAGAGGCAGCGGCCCCCACCCCGGTGGTGAGGGTGGTCTCTGTAGAGGCTTCTCCTGCAGCTCCAGCGGAGGCAGCTAGCCCCGCGGAGGCCGCTAGCCCAGCGGAGGCAGCTAGCCCCACGGAGGCCGCTAGCTCCACAGAGGCAGCTAGCCCCGCGGAGGCCGCTAGCTCCACAGAGGCAGCTAGCCCCGCGGAGGCCGCTAGCTCCCCAGAGGCAGCTAGCCCCGCGGAGGCCGCTAGCTCCACAGAGGCAGCTAGCCCCGCGGAGGCCGCTAGCTCCGCAAAGGCCGCTAGTCCCGCAGAGCCCTCGGAGGCAGTGGccccagaagcagcagcagcagcagcagcagctcaag GAAGTGCTGAGGCCCCGGCcgctagccaatcagagccgaGTGTAGAGGAGACACCAG CACCCAGTGAGTGA
- the LOC132451014 gene encoding 2-iminobutanoate/2-iminopropanoate deaminase-like isoform X2 produces MSIVLRFLSTDSAPAAIGPYSQAVVVGRTMYISGQIGLDTVSGQLVEGGVQAQAKQALTNMGEILKTAECDYNNVCKTTVLLADIDDFNAVNEVYKTFFTSHFPARAAYQVAALPRGALVEIEAVAVTGPISDQ; encoded by the exons ATGTCTATCGTGTTAAGGTTCCTTTCTACCGACTCGGCCCCGGCGGCCATCGGACCATACAG CCAGGCGGTGGTGGTTGGTAGAACCATGTACATCTCCGGTCAGATTGGACTCGACACGGTGTCTGGTCAGCTGGTGGAGGGAGGAGTCCAGGCCCAGGCCAAGCAG GCACTCACCAACATGGGAGAGATCCTCAAGACTGCTGAATGTGACTACAACAACG TGTGTAAGACCACCGTGTTGCTGGcggacattgatgacttcaacgCCGTCAACGAAGTCTATAAGACCT TCTTCACCAGTCACTTCCCTGCCAGAGCAGCCTACCAGGTCGCTGCTCTACCCAGg ggtgcTCTTGTGGAGATTGAAGCGGTGGCGGTAACGGGACCCATCAGCGATCAATGA
- the LOC132451014 gene encoding 2-iminobutanoate/2-iminopropanoate deaminase-like isoform X1 has translation MEAIRRQIPYTPKAPVRQGIYSQAVVVGRTMYISGQIGLDTVSGQLVEGGVQAQAKQALTNMGEILKTAECDYNNVCKTTVLLADIDDFNAVNEVYKTFFTSHFPARAAYQVAALPRGALVEIEAVAVTGPISDQ, from the exons ATGGAAGCAATCCGTCGTCAGATCCCATACACTCCAAAAGCACCTGTCAGACAGGGCATCTACAG CCAGGCGGTGGTGGTTGGTAGAACCATGTACATCTCCGGTCAGATTGGACTCGACACGGTGTCTGGTCAGCTGGTGGAGGGAGGAGTCCAGGCCCAGGCCAAGCAG GCACTCACCAACATGGGAGAGATCCTCAAGACTGCTGAATGTGACTACAACAACG TGTGTAAGACCACCGTGTTGCTGGcggacattgatgacttcaacgCCGTCAACGAAGTCTATAAGACCT TCTTCACCAGTCACTTCCCTGCCAGAGCAGCCTACCAGGTCGCTGCTCTACCCAGg ggtgcTCTTGTGGAGATTGAAGCGGTGGCGGTAACGGGACCCATCAGCGATCAATGA